The following proteins are co-located in the Microbacterium sp. Clip185 genome:
- a CDS encoding glycine cleavage system protein R produces MTTLVLTVVGVDRAGIVSGVAEVISAHGGNWENSELAELAGTFAGVIQVEVAASRVDELREALGQLEGLASIVVVTPGRLATPRSELAVRVMGNDRVGIVREITSALGARGVTVVRMTTQTQDAAMSGGRLFHAEIVAAVPLQTPVEEIVTALESIAGDIQVEASVIRTG; encoded by the coding sequence CGACCGCGCGGGCATCGTGTCGGGCGTCGCCGAAGTGATCAGCGCGCACGGCGGCAACTGGGAGAACAGCGAGCTCGCGGAACTGGCAGGCACGTTCGCCGGCGTCATCCAGGTCGAGGTCGCTGCGTCCCGTGTCGACGAGCTGCGGGAGGCGCTGGGCCAACTGGAGGGACTGGCGAGCATCGTGGTCGTCACTCCGGGACGGCTCGCGACACCGCGGAGCGAGCTCGCGGTCCGCGTGATGGGCAACGACCGGGTCGGGATCGTCCGTGAGATCACGAGCGCGCTGGGCGCGCGTGGCGTCACTGTCGTGCGGATGACGACGCAGACGCAGGATGCGGCGATGTCGGGCGGTCGCCTGTTCCATGCAGAGATCGTGGCCGCAGTGCCGCTTCAGACTCCCGTCGAGGAGATCGTCACGGCGCTCGAGTCGATCGCGGGGGACATCCAGGTGGAGGCATCGGTCATCCGAACCGGATGA